A window of Trichoderma atroviride chromosome 3, complete sequence contains these coding sequences:
- a CDS encoding uncharacterized protein (EggNog:ENOG41~TransMembrane:6 (o25-46i58-78o112-134i141-164o184-210i222-246o)) — MDPSIMPLAPNPDGSPPDFMSGPSLAPVNVAIGSIIIALSAIIVTLRLYASYKHIGRLSLDDCFCLGSEIVVLVYWGLLTAELGRGIGRHASDLPVSVVSSWVLKRHVVSQFFGATGNWLSKASILAFFIRVFGSLRWVRIACYALFVLLSMGAITHIGLFAVLCVPHGHEIWDFKLMMRCGTGAPVTVAVGVCILLIDIAIFILPFPIISSLNMDKNKKRGLFIVFLIGFAIIVTSTVGLAYRIIVMNSTDDPTWNGANVSITA, encoded by the exons ATGGATCCTTCAATAATGCCGCTTGCTCCAAACCCAGATGGTAGCCCGCCAGACTTTATGAGTGGCCCCTCGTTGGCGCCCGTAAATGTAGCTATCGgatccatcatcattgcttTGAGCGCAATCATTGTCACCTTGCGTCTCTATGCTTCCTACAAACACATCGGGCGTCTCTCTCTAGATGATT GCTTTTGTCTTGGATCAGAGATAGTAGTATTGGTGTATTGGGGACTGCTGACTGCCG AACTGGGAAGAGGTATTGGAAGACACGCTTCGGATCTGCCCGTAAGCGTTGTCTCATCATGGGTGTTAAAG AGGCATGTAGTATCTCAATTCTTTGGTGCCACCGGCAACTGGCTTTCTaaagcctccatcttggcaTTTTTTATCCGCGTATTTGGCAGCCTTCGATGGGTTCGAATTGCCTGCTatgccctcttcgtcttgcTTTCCATGGGAGCAATTACGCATATAGGCCTATTCGCAGTGCTGTGTGTTCCGCATGGACACGAGATTTGGGATTTCAAGCTTATGATGAGATGCGGTACCGGTGCGCCGGTGACTGTAGCTGTGGGCGTTTGCATACTGCTGATTGACATTGCCATTTTCATCCTACCTTTCCCTATTATTTCAAGTCTCAATATGGACAAGAATAAGAAACGCGGCCTATTCATCGTGTTTCTAATCGGCTTTGC CATCATTGTTACAAGTACTGTTGGGCTCGCTTACAGAATTATTGTCATGAACAGCACTGACGATCCAACCTGGAATGGAGCGAATGTATCTATTACCGCGTAA
- a CDS encoding uncharacterized protein (EggNog:ENOG41~TransMembrane:1 (o245-267i)), with amino-acid sequence MIQEAYEKAAGSPFWIQAPENRYLVVSSWDHIKEIDAASEDVLSLQAAAKEILQPRYTMQNFNWFDKKGADGMPLIRTLRTLLTNHLPDILPDIRRSMSVLLDRAQDSQPIVNGSYTSPVFPIIIEAISLTNAAAFFGSEISHDKKFMAAAIGFIEQTLLAAEAIRVLPKAIAPLIGNMIAKNLGSGKAIYDALIPIAEERLEERAQKKLGHGVPEHHDCIQWVMECSPRSSPWSAERIVHELMALWFGSVHITSTVTNAFILFMIVEAKDRIINEIESTGWAQFEQSGGKAFPLLDSFMKESARINPVESVSSRRMALKPFELSDGTRVEAGEWICAAARGMMLDARYYTAPHEFQGFRFVDPSILKTQLADDIVSQVQGTPSNFTDIGDWQLWGTGRSACPGRFYATAVMKTLLALFITKYDMQLEEKAAGRYFAWRTFIYPYASTKVLLRPRAAL; translated from the exons ATGATTCAAGAGGCATATGAAAAA GCCGCGGGAAGCCCATTTTGGATTCAAGCTCCTGAGAATCGGTATCTCGTAGTCTCGTCATGGGACCACATCAAGGAAATTGATGCTGCCTCAGAGGACGTGCTCTCCCTtcaggccgccgccaaagagaTCTTGCAGCCACGATATACGATGCAAAACTTTAATTGGTTTGACAAGAAAGGAGCGGACGGAATGCCGCTTATCAGAACGCTCAGAACTCTTCTCACGAATCACCTCCCCGACATCTTGCCAGATATTCGCCGGTCCATGTCCGTTCTCCTTGATCGCGCACAAGATTCACAGCCGATTGTAAACG GATCTTACACCTCGCCAGTATTTCCAATCATAATTGAAGCAATCTCTCTCACGAAcgcagccgccttctttggGAGCGAGATCA GTCACGATAAAAAATTTATGGCCGCGGCGATTGGCTTCATTGAACAAACACTTTTGGCTGCAGAAGCCATACGCGTGCTCCCCAAAGCCATCGCACC GTTAATTGGCAACATGATAGCAAAGAATCTCGGTTCTGGTAAGGCCATATACGATGCATTGATACCTATTGCCGAGGAACGACTAGAAGAGAGAGCGCAAAAGAAACTTGGACATGGTGTGCCCGAACAC CATGACTGCATACAATGGGTCATGGAATGTTCGCCGCGATCAAGCCCATGGTCTGCGGAGAGGATAGTCCATGAGCTCATGGCACTTTGGTTCGGCTCAGTGCATATCACGTCCACGGTAACAAATGCCTTCATCCTATTCATGATCGTTGAAGCTAAAGATAGGATTAT AAACGAAATTGAGAGTACTGGATGGGCCCAGTTCGAACAATCAGGCGGCAAAGCCTTCCCTCTGCTGGACAGCTTCATGAAAGAATCCGCCCGGATCAATCCTGTAGAATCAG TGAGCTCTCGTCGCATGGCTCTGAAACCGTTTGAGTTGTCCGACGGCACTAGAGTCGAGGCGGGCGAATGGatctgcgctgctgctcgaggcATGATGTTGGATGCTCGCTATTACACGGCTCCGCATGAGTTTCAAGGCTTTCGATTCGTCGATCCCAGCATCCTAAAGACTCAGCTTGCAGACGATATTGTTTCACAAGTGCAAGGGACGCCATCCAACTTTACAGACATTGGTGACTGGCAGCTATGGGGCACGGGACGTTCTGCATG CCCTGGCCGATTCTATGCGACCGCAGTCATGAAGACGCTCCTTGCGTTGTTCATTACCAAGTACGATATGCAGCTTGAAGAGAAGGCCGCGGGCCGATACTTTGCTTGGCGCACTTTCATCTACCCGTATGCAAGTACCAAAGTGCTTCTCCGCCCTCGTGCTGCTCTATAG
- a CDS encoding uncharacterized protein (EggNog:ENOG41) — MSGNDDYNGYLQPRGRRGRAYRGQYDDDGNGNLSPSSSHSQNGRPRGLVSGLVRGVAAGIGLASESYHNHKEKKKAQEAAATAGESSRSAENDGEQPQRHGSHQSEEYDSSDSDEHDGPIKVDPETSRDLEEAAWNLDAAQSQLEPPPDYATVMEQDIDANTMAEGFVRDHMLPPGHYQKLPMPVILPQRRPGDRARGFIHAYAPLLQSVGIDQTTFMDFMKELNLATAPSPWINAINLAAVAVQHVPEPITIAVSIAAQVTTQVSLQAHSRSKTNAFLNKVNAEFFRPLGLIAIILTWKPSKPGEVVTQVTFDATIDQAAQNVSGSGSGGSSGIRNKMQASHGTTNFEWPESAPLVFPTLDKLSATPEGRQAVEDAEKKQPNGMKRSMLFAMDYMDKRAQAQWANDHPESQLAQLGVKPEFHSRYADPNHPASSGSLFALLTGGAIGGGVSDRRLGKRARRDARRERRTDRREARGPTILGTVGPGALIRGIKKFINEDVLYLMITNLPSAEEMRAAEQFLQAHPLQG; from the exons ATGTCGGGCAATGATGATTACAATGG GTATCTGCAACCCAGAGgtagaagaggaagagccTATCGGGGCCAatatgacgatgatggaaaTGGGAATTTATCGCCATCGAGCTCTCACTCCCAGAACGGTAGACCTAGAGGGCTGGTGAGCGGCCTTGTCAGAGGCGTGGCGGCGGGTATAGGTCTGGCCTCTGAGAGCTACCATAAtcacaaagagaagaagaaagcccaagaagctgctgccacaGCTGGAGAAAGCTCAAGGTCGGCCGAGAatgatggagagcagccGCAGCGCCACGGCTCTCACCAAAGCGAGGAGTATGACTCTTCAGATAGCGATGAACATGATGGACCCATAAAGGTTGACCCTGAGACATCTCGAGATTTGGAAGAGGCAGCGTGGAaccttgatgctgctcaaTCACAGCTGGAGCCACCGCCCGACTATGCTACCGTCATGGAACAAGACATTGACGCCAATACGATGGCTGAAGGCTTTGTACGGGATCATATGCTGCCACCAGGCCACTATCAGAAACTACCAATGCCTGTGATCCTTCCGCAACGGCGGCCAGGAGACCGCGCTCGTGGATTCATACATGCTTATGCACCGCTACTACAGAGCGTGGGCATTGACCAGACGACATTCATGGACTTTATGAAAGAGCTCAATCTGGCAACTGCCCCATCGCCATggatcaacgccatcaatcTTGCAGCTGTTGCCGTACAGCACGTTCCCGAACCCATCACAATTGCCGTTTCCATCGCCGCACAGGTAACCACCCAAGTGAGCCTCCAAGCACACAGCCGCTCCAAGACGAACGCCTTTCTGAACAAAGTGAACGCCGAATTCTTCCGTCCGCTTGGACTGATAGCCATCATCTTGACCTGGAAGCCGAGCAAGCCTGGCGAGGTCGTCACGCAGGTCACCTTTGACGCAACCATTGATCAAGCTGCACAGAATGTTTCAGGGTCAGGGTCAGGAGGAAGCAGCGGAATCCGTAACAAAATGCAAGCTTCGCACGGAACCACAAACTTTGAGTGGCCCGAGTCGGCACCGTTGGTGTTTCCAACTCTGGACAAGCTCTCTGCCACTCCTGAAGGACGACAGGCTGtggaagatgctgaaaagaagcaacCCAACGGCATGAAGCGCAGCATGCTGTTTGCGATGGACTACATGGATAAAAGAGCTCAGGCTCAATGGGCCAACGATCATCCAGAGAGCCAGCTTGCTCAGTTGGGCGTCAAGCCCGAGTTTCACTCGCGCTACGCGGATCCCAACCATCCGGCTAGCAGTGGCAGCCTCTTCGCTTTGCTGACGGGCGGCgccattggcggcggcgtgAGCGATCGGAGACTAGGCAAACGTGCTAGAAGAGACGCTCGACGCGAACGGAGAACAGACAGGAGAGAGGCAAGAGGGCCGACTATCTTGGGGACCGTTGGACCTGGGGCTCTGATTCGCGGTATCAAGAAGTTTATAAACGAG GATGTTTTGTATCTCATGATCACCAACTTGCCGTCAGCTGAGGAGATGAGGGCGGCTGAACAATTCTTGCAGGCACACCCTCTACAGGGTTGA
- a CDS encoding uncharacterized protein (EggNog:ENOG41~TransMembrane:4 (o6-28i49-70o82-99i108-126o)): protein MFEQFAWRHIVPLFVASATTFGGLWPFWAPRDAMLEFGLPARIADSPTAQPVMVVSSARTTALGLLMFIFYQQGKLADVDTIMTVMGAYLGVVDGYVCWKEGMPDKAVFRCVSGMVIAGCGMVGLTEGF from the coding sequence ATGTTTGAACAGTTTGCTTGGCGCCATATCGTGCCTTTATTCGTCGCATCGGCTACGACATTCGGCGGCCTCTGGCCTTTTTGGGCACCGCGAGATGCCATGCTCGAATTCGGCCTGCCAGCGCGCATCGCCGACTCGCCCACTGCGCAGCCCGTCATGGTGGTTTCCTCGGCCCGTACCACCGCCCTGGGACTGCTGATGTTCATCTTCTACCAGCAAGGAAAGCTCGCTGACGTGGATACCATCATGACGGTAATGGGCGCCTATCTAGGCGTGGTTGACGGCTACGTGTGCTGGAAGGAGGGAATGCCCGACAAGGCTGTGTTTCGCTGTGTCTCGGGCATGGTGATTGCCGGCTGCGGGATGGTTGGATTGACGGAAGGATTCTGA
- a CDS encoding uncharacterized protein (EggNog:ENOG41~TransMembrane:1 (i7-27o)): MEDILRLWVAIAALGAYISIKTIYRLYFHPLSHIPGPKLAACSHLYEFYYNVILSGKYLFEMEKMHQKYGPIIRINPREIHISDPTFYDEIYASSSRKREKDPQFVPTYALPGSMVACVSHELHHLRRGILKDFFSRRSVLELSEMMNERVQALMKRLDGFRIAQATVPIDDAFSALTSDVITSYCCGKHWGFIEDPDFRNDVRLATADAASFTHVSRFFPWLVTLSTHLSPRTLSILMPGKAGLFEFLESFLEYARKGIATGKRKSMLATLADPSIPPQERTFHRQRDEAFGIIGAGTETTATVLTVAFYHLARDNAVRDKLQAELKQLMPTPDSTPTWIELERLPYLDAFISESLRMGSPVLGRYTRVAPTETLTYKNYVIPPGTPMSSASYFVHKDETLFPDPDAFRPERWIEAAERGQNLKKHLASFTKGSRNCIGIK; encoded by the exons ATGGAGGATATACTCCGTCTCTGGGTTGCCATCGCAGCTTTGGGCGCTTATATCAGCATCAAGACCATCTATCGCCTTTACTTCCACCCGCTGTCCCATATTCCCGGCCCAAAGCTGGCGGCATGCTCACATCTCTATGAATTCTACTACAATGTCATTCTTTCGGGCAAATATTTATTTgaaatggagaagatgcaCCAGAAATACG GACCCATAATTCGCATCAACCCTCGTGAGATTCACATTAGCGATCCCACCTTCTATGATGAAATCTATGCTTCAAGTAGCcgaaagagggagaaggacCCCCAGTTCGTGCCTACGTATGCTTTGCCTGGCTCCATGGTGGCATGTGTGAGCCATGAGCTTCACCACCTCCGTCGAGGTATTTtgaaggattttttttcgcGGCGTTCCGTCTTGGAGCTTTCAGAAATGATGAATGAGCGAGTCCAGGCCCTCATGAAACGCCTGGATGGATTTCGGATTGCCCAAGCTACAGTACCCATTGATGATGCTTTCTCGGCGCTAACATCCGATGTTATCACGTCCTACTGCTGTGGCAAGCACTGGGGATTCATAGAGGACCCTGATTTCCGCAACGATGTCCGCTTAGCCACTGCGGATGCGGCGAGCTTTACTCACGTTTCCCGATTTTTCCCCTGGCTAGTAACCCTATCGACTCATCTCTCGCCACGGACACTGTCTATCCTTATGCCGGGAAAAGCGGGACTATTTGAATTCCTCGAATCCTTCTTAGAGTATGCGCGGAAGGGCATTGCGACAGGGAAGAGGAAGTCGATGCTTGCCACCCTGGCGGATCCGAGCATCCCGCCGCAAGAAAGAACTTTCCATCGGCAGAGAGATGAAGCGTTTGGCATCATTGGTGCCGGAACGGAAACAACAGCGACTGTGCTAACTGTGGCTTTCTACCACCTCGCCCGGGATAATGCGGTGAGGGACAAGCTGCAGGCGGAGCTGAAACAGCTGATGCCTACGCCGGACAGCACACCGACCTGGATTGAGCTCGAGCGCCTACCTTATCTA GATGCTTTCATCAGCGAATCCCTGCGTATGGGCTCCCCAGTACTAGGCAGGTACACGCGCGTTGCGCCGACAGAGACTCTAACATACAAGAACTATGTTATTCCACCAGGA ACTCCAATGAGCAGTGCCTCCTATTTCGTCCACAAGGACGAGACACTCTTCCCGGACCCCGACGCCTTCCGCCCCGAGAGATGGATTGAAGCGGCCGAGAGAGGTCAGAATCTCAAAAAGCATCTAGCGTCTTTCACCAAAGGAAGCAGAAACTGCATAGGAATCAAGTAA
- a CDS encoding uncharacterized protein (EggNog:ENOG41~TransMembrane:10 (i43-69o81-100i112-130o136-157i169-192o198-220i259-278o284-303i315-334o429-447i)): MAESGGIMSSDAPVDQAQLSATEKHEEEIQVAQPETFKHSWRVWCVFLVLCLLSFISAIDATIVTTSLPTITRDIGGSKEYVWIVNSFLFTSTVPQPLFGQISDIFGRKNPMIFAIALFAIGSGLAGGAQSPGMLIAARTIQGLGSGGLYVLSDIIVCDMVPPRHRGPYLSAILSTAAIGTTIGPIIGGALALKNWRWIFWLNLPASGLGFLAIVLILNVKYKRSPTWRHALARVDFLGNAIFVPSMGVKGVTPLMSGVYFLAFALAIMPFGGMAGVFMSKTGLYIPLHWLGFALSAIGIGLFSTLDENSSRAACIGYQVIASGGTGIIFTATLPSTLAALPESDVAVATGTYSFVRSFGLVWGATMASIAFNGEINSHIDSVSDQTIRNLLIDGGAYAYAAVQHGGISDLPEPSRDQVINIYVRALRVVWWIVTSISVLGFLCTFIEKHVELRKSHSTEYGLADKESTTNSLEKGGEQVVSTVSENT; the protein is encoded by the exons ATGGCCGAGTCCGGTGGAATCATGAGCTCAGATGCTCCTGTTGACCAAGCCCAACTATCAGCAACAGAAAAGCACGAGGAAGAAATTCAGGTTGCCCAGCCGGAGACGTTCAAGCACTCATGGCGAGTGTGGTGTGTCTTCCTTGTTCTATGTCTGCTATCCTTCATTTCTGCCATCGATGCCACCATCGTCACCACTTCCCTACCAACCATCACGCGCGACATTGGCGGTAGTAAAGAGTACGTTTGGATCGTCAATTCATTTCTCTTTACGTCGACGGTGCCGCAGCCACTCTTTGGACAAATCTCCGACATATTTGGCCGGAAGAATCCCATGATCTTTGCCATCGCTCTATTTGCCATAGGCAGTGGGCTCGCCGGTGGTGCCCAGAGTCCTGGGATGCTTATCGCTGCTCGAACCATCCAGGGTCTCGGCTCAGGAGGGCTTTATGTGCTCTCCGACATCATTGTTTGCGACATGGTCCCTCCCAGGCATCGCGGCCCTTACCTGAGTGCCATCCTTTCCACTGCAGCCATTGGAACGACTATTGGGCCTATCATTGGTGGTGCGCTGGCATTGAAGAATTGGAGATGGATATTTTGGTTGAACCTCCCAGCATCGGGACTTGGTTTTCTCGCCATTGTCCTCATTCTCAACGTCAAATATAAGCGCAGCCCAACCTGGCGCCATGCTCTCGCTCGAGTTGACTTCCTCGGcaacgccatcttcgtcCCGTCCATG GGAGTGAAGGGAGTAACGCCTTTGATGTCAGGTGTTTATTTCTTGGCTTTTGCTCTCGCCATCATGCCGTTTGGTGGAATGGCCGGAGTCTTCATGTCCAAGACTGGTCTATATATACCTCTGCATTGGTTAGGATTCGCACTCAGTGCCATCGGCATTGGCTTGTTCTCGACATTGGATGAAAATTCCTCTCGAGCGGCGTGTATTGGCTATCAAGTAATTGCTTCGGGTGGTActggcatcatcttcacagcCACATTGCCTTCTACACTGGCGGCGCTTCCCGAGTCAGATGTGGCCGTTGCGACCGGTACCTATTCCTTTGTGCGGTCATTTGGGCTTGTTTGGGGTGCTACCATGGCTTCTATCGCTTTCAATGGAGAAATCAACTCTCACATCGATTCTGTCAGCGACCAAACAATACGCAATTTGCTTATAGATGGTGGTGCATACGCGTATGCTGCGGTACAACATGGTGGCATATCCGACTTACCAGAGCCTAGCCGAGATCAggtaattaatatttatgTAAGGGCTCTCAGGGTAGTCTGGTGGATTGTCACATCTATTTCTGTATTGGGATTTTTATGCACCTTTATTGAGAAACATGTTGAACTTCGCAAAAGCCATTCCACAGAATATGGGCTCGCGGACAAGGAATCTACCACGAATAGTCTGGAAAAAGGCGGGGAGCAAGTGGTATCAACTGTATCTGAAAACACCTGA
- a CDS encoding uncharacterized protein (EggNog:ENOG41~TransMembrane:1 (i7-27o)), with amino-acid sequence MEDILRLWVAIAALGAYISIKTIYRLYFHPLSHIPGPKLAACSHLYEFYYNVILSGKYLFEMEKMHQKYGPIIRINPREIHISDPTFYDEIYASSSRKREKDPQFVPTYALPGSMVACVSHELHHLRRGILKDFFSRRSVLELSEMMNERVQALMKRLDGFRIAQATVPIDDAFSALTSDVITSYCCGKHWGFIEDPDFRNDVRLATADAASFTHVSRFFPWLVTLSTHLSPRTLSILMPGKAGLFEFLESFLEYARKGIATGKRKSMLATLADPSIPPQERTFHRQRDEAFGIIGAGTETTATVLTVAFYHLARDNAVRDKLQAELKQLMPTPDSTPTWIELERLPYLDAFISESLRMGSPVLGRYTRVAPTETLTYKNYVIPPGTPMSSASYFVHKDETLFPDPDAFRPERWIEAAERGQNLKKHLASFTKGSRNCIGINLAYMELFLTVAAFVRRFNLELVDTTPDDVRVVREFLIGFTNKGSMKVKGRLTLVDDE; translated from the exons ATGGAGGATATACTCCGTCTCTGGGTTGCCATCGCAGCTTTGGGCGCTTATATCAGCATCAAGACCATCTATCGCCTTTACTTCCACCCGCTGTCCCATATTCCCGGCCCAAAGCTGGCGGCATGCTCACATCTCTATGAATTCTACTACAATGTCATTCTTTCGGGCAAATATTTATTTgaaatggagaagatgcaCCAGAAATACG GACCCATAATTCGCATCAACCCTCGTGAGATTCACATTAGCGATCCCACCTTCTATGATGAAATCTATGCTTCAAGTAGCcgaaagagggagaaggacCCCCAGTTCGTGCCTACGTATGCTTTGCCTGGCTCCATGGTGGCATGTGTGAGCCATGAGCTTCACCACCTCCGTCGAGGTATTTtgaaggattttttttcgcGGCGTTCCGTCTTGGAGCTTTCAGAAATGATGAATGAGCGAGTCCAGGCCCTCATGAAACGCCTGGATGGATTTCGGATTGCCCAAGCTACAGTACCCATTGATGATGCTTTCTCGGCGCTAACATCCGATGTTATCACGTCCTACTGCTGTGGCAAGCACTGGGGATTCATAGAGGACCCTGATTTCCGCAACGATGTCCGCTTAGCCACTGCGGATGCGGCGAGCTTTACTCACGTTTCCCGATTTTTCCCCTGGCTAGTAACCCTATCGACTCATCTCTCGCCACGGACACTGTCTATCCTTATGCCGGGAAAAGCGGGACTATTTGAATTCCTCGAATCCTTCTTAGAGTATGCGCGGAAGGGCATTGCGACAGGGAAGAGGAAGTCGATGCTTGCCACCCTGGCGGATCCGAGCATCCCGCCGCAAGAAAGAACTTTCCATCGGCAGAGAGATGAAGCGTTTGGCATCATTGGTGCCGGAACGGAAACAACAGCGACTGTGCTAACTGTGGCTTTCTACCACCTCGCCCGGGATAATGCGGTGAGGGACAAGCTGCAGGCGGAGCTGAAACAGCTGATGCCTACGCCGGACAGCACACCGACCTGGATTGAGCTCGAGCGCCTACCTTATCTA GATGCTTTCATCAGCGAATCCCTGCGTATGGGCTCCCCAGTACTAGGCAGGTACACGCGCGTTGCGCCGACAGAGACTCTAACATACAAGAACTATGTTATTCCACCAGGA ACTCCAATGAGCAGTGCCTCCTATTTCGTCCACAAGGACGAGACACTCTTCCCGGACCCCGACGCCTTCCGCCCCGAGAGATGGATTGAAGCGGCCGAGAGAGGTCAGAATCTCAAAAAGCATCTAGCGTCTTTCACCAAAGGAAGCAGAAACTGCATAGGAATCAA TCTTGCTTACATGGAATTGTTTCTCACCGTTGCAGCTTTTGTACGCCGGTTTAATCTAGAGTTGGTTGATACAACGCCAGATGATGTTCGTGTTGTCCGAGAATTCTTGATAGGTTTTACGAACAAGGGCAGCATGAAGGTCAAAGGGAGGTTGAcgcttgttgatgacgaaTAG
- a CDS encoding uncharacterized protein (EggNog:ENOG41), with amino-acid sequence MSKSRNRVALWPPKGQSWSGVTLDDANLAVCQSCKISVCWEGVGVCVGCASGLQRPLPSKFLRKLREELACRDDTVALRSLDGSGRVVHHGGVERPGRCEDKSRRADLCDTISLYALKNGWASWALDNAAKQLREPEGSDAAAIGAYKRQQPIEDDAGPMRHWCSCGNRKHESSGQSQAVLIEVAIAKLTGQPEEASASQLRASAKKRRSLKNQPVETARQLRSATRRIKASKSQPGAANGTSNGAPKPEKESSRALTKEKIDFAYERAMWSGATPEIFADIMWLAGPGRSHIAKEGGQASKEIAKGARGSVETVLLHYFFLNNHVNTLEQGLELLLLGVYLTALDHGLVRDSDFTDFAGDLARHANLGRFTFSFIELLVHFGPSILDWHAGCISTLGLMRGLELRSWAFGVQWDVFMHYELGSEEDWQEKLPPWMCVAAALGHDVGDLCADTRLGSTDNCYFAVGAVAGYEGVAACMDILCDALEAVVLRDTRGTIDIGCVAGSACATFERSGGDLCACSGDETSSPDSCEAMGLLSNLCRDRRIRPDDAADLLALRDSVRRRCQELPRPKRVRTAHLDHEEREQVYAEALRVMGTGESGKSAHARMQLAYSSAAKDMCGLLRRRAAYLRQRLGSSRDVLDLSGDCMCGGECSLW; translated from the coding sequence atgTCCAAGTCAAGAAATCGTGTTGCTCTTTGGCCTCCCAAGGGCCAGTCTTGGAGCGGTGTCACACTGGATGATGCCAACCTCGCGGTATGCCAGTCATGCAAGATCAGTGTCTGCTGGGAGGGCGTGGGGGTCTGTGTTGGATGTGCCTCCGGGCTTCAAAGGCCCCTCCCCAGCAAGTTCTTGAGGAAGCTGCGCGAAGAGCTTGCGTGCCGTGACGACACCGTAGCACTGCGGTCCTTGGATGGAAGTGGACGAGTCGTGCATCACGGAGGGGTGGAGCGGCCCGGAAGGTGTGAAGACAAGTCCCGCAGGGCTGATCTGTGCGACACCATCTCGCTGTACGCCTTGAAAAACGGTTGGGCATCCTGGGCGCTTGACAATGCTGCGAAGCAGTTGCGCGAGCCCGAAGGgtcagatgctgctgccattggtgCGTATAagcgccagcagcccatCGAAGACGACGCCGGGCCTATGAGACACTGGTGTTCCTGCGGCAATCGGAAGCACGAATCGAGCGGCCAGTCGCAGGCGGTGCTGATCGAGGtggccattgccaagttGACGGGCCAACCCGAGGAGGCGTCTGCAAGCCAGCTCAGAGCATCGGCCAAGAAGCGCAGATCGTTGAAGAACCAGCCCGTTGAGACGGCGAGACAACTGAGGTCGGCCACCAGACGGATTAAAGCATCCAAGAGCCAGCCTGGAGCTGCAAATGGCACTTCAAATGGCGCTCCAAAGCCAGAGAAGGAATCATCTCGAGCTCtcacaaaggaaaaaatcGACTTTGCATATGAGCGCGCCATGTGGTCGGGAGCGACGCCGGAAATCTTCGCGGATATAATGTGGCTGGCCGGGCCGGGCCGCAGTCACATCGCTAAAGAAGGCGGCCAGGCCAGCAAGGAAATCGCCAAGGGCGCGCGTGGCTCTGTCGAGACGGTGCTGCTGCACTATTTCTTCTTGAACAACCACGTCAACACGCTGGAGCAAGGCctggagctgttgctgctcggCGTCTATCTCACGGCCCTGGACCACGGCCTTGTCCGGGACAGCGACTTCACGGACTTTGCCGGCGACCTTGCGCGCCATGCGAACCTGGGGCGCTTCACCTTTTCCTTCATCGAGCTGCTTGTCCACTTTGGACCGTCCATCCTGGACTGGCACGCCGGATGCATCTCGACGCTGGGCCTGATGCGAggcctggagctgcgctCTTGGGCGTTTGGAGTTCAGTGGGATGTCTTCATGCACTACGAGCTTGGCAGCGAGGAGGACTGGCAGGAGAAGCTCCCGCCGTGGATGTGCGTCGCAGCAGCTCTCGGCCACGACGTGGGTGATCTCTGCGCAGACACCCGGCTGGGCTCTACGGACAACTGCTACTTTGCGGTGGGCGCCGTGGCTGGATACGAGGGTGTCGCGGCCTGCATGGACATCTTGTGCGATGCGCTCGAAGCAGTCGTGCTCCGCGATACGCGCGGGACGATTGATATCGGCTGCGTCGCCGGCAGTGCCTGTGCCACCTTTGAGCGGTCTGGCGGAGACTTGTGTGCGTGCTCGGGCGATGAGACGAGTTCGCCGGACTCGTGCGAGGCCATGGGTCTGCTCTCCAACCTGTGCCGCGACCGTCGGATTCGCCCCGACGATGCGGCTGACCTGCTGGCTCTGAGGGATTCGGTGAGGCGGCGGTGTCAAGAGCTGCCCCGACCTAAGCGAGTCCGCACAGCCCATCTCGATCACGAAGAGCGCGAACAGGTTTATGCAGAGGCGTTGAGGGTCATGGGAACAGGCGAGAGCGGCAAGTCCGCCCATGCACGAATGCAGCTGGCGTACTCAAGCGCCGCCAAGGATATGTGCGGCCTCCtgcggagaagagctgcttATCTTCGCCAGCGCCTTGGATCAAGCAGGGATGTGCTGGACCTGAGCGGCGACTGTATGTGTGGTGGAGAGTGCAGCTTATGGTGA